One window of the Candidatus Saccharibacteria bacterium genome contains the following:
- a CDS encoding YifB family Mg chelatase-like AAA ATPase, with translation MKSQPIHGVVENGQHGLVVDIECQLTKGLPAIVIVGYATKAVDEAKERIRNAFASSKLELPIKRITVNLAPADIPKESTGFDLAIAVAILRASGQCREIPMSSAIIGELGLEGSVRPVRGIIGKVLAGKHHGIDTFIIPEENVAQARLVPNVRLISVSTLTELYDYVNGHKTPTILKTSDEQFASAQPIEAGEDLICLEDVVGQMLGKRAVEISAAGGHNVLLGGPPGTGKSMLAKILPSLLPAMSRDEMLEVTHLHSLASNDFNRLVTTRPFRSPHHSASNVAVVGGGNTVRPGEMSLAHRGVLLFDELPEFGRVTVEALRQPLETRTVTIARAKGTAEYPAHFIFIATANPCPCGHYGTSKPCRCLPHQIVQYRRKLSGPILDRIDIYVDVHEIDNSHLLREGRSDGPSSESIRKKVTAARARQAARFGSCAKLNADMTNREVKALAQLEPAAKDMLDTAAEKFGLSARAYMRCVKLARTIADLDSSDAIQPKHIAEALQYRPHQFHDN, from the coding sequence ATGAAATCTCAGCCTATCCACGGGGTGGTGGAAAACGGTCAGCACGGGTTGGTCGTAGATATAGAGTGCCAGCTGACAAAGGGGTTGCCTGCCATTGTCATTGTAGGGTACGCCACAAAGGCCGTCGACGAGGCAAAGGAACGTATTCGAAATGCCTTTGCCAGTTCAAAACTAGAACTCCCTATTAAACGAATTACGGTAAACCTAGCGCCGGCGGATATCCCAAAAGAAAGCACCGGCTTCGACCTGGCTATCGCAGTAGCCATACTACGTGCGTCTGGCCAATGCCGAGAGATTCCCATGAGTAGCGCCATCATCGGCGAGCTTGGCCTGGAAGGCTCGGTCCGTCCGGTCCGCGGAATCATCGGTAAGGTACTTGCAGGCAAACACCACGGCATAGATACATTCATTATTCCTGAGGAAAATGTTGCCCAGGCTCGTTTGGTACCAAACGTTCGTCTCATTAGCGTGTCTACGCTAACAGAGCTATATGATTACGTAAATGGACACAAGACACCGACTATCCTGAAAACGTCAGATGAGCAGTTCGCATCCGCACAACCCATAGAGGCCGGTGAAGACCTCATCTGTCTTGAAGATGTTGTCGGCCAAATGCTTGGCAAGCGAGCGGTCGAAATCAGCGCCGCCGGCGGACACAATGTCTTACTCGGCGGCCCTCCCGGCACAGGTAAAAGCATGCTCGCAAAAATACTGCCAAGCCTACTGCCCGCCATGTCCCGCGACGAAATGCTAGAAGTAACCCACCTACACAGCCTTGCGAGCAATGATTTCAATCGGCTCGTAACCACAAGGCCATTCCGCTCGCCGCACCACAGCGCTAGCAATGTCGCTGTCGTCGGAGGCGGCAACACAGTCCGGCCCGGCGAAATGAGCCTGGCACACCGCGGTGTCTTGCTGTTCGATGAGCTCCCAGAGTTCGGGCGCGTGACCGTGGAGGCACTCCGTCAGCCGCTTGAAACTCGCACCGTTACCATCGCCCGCGCTAAAGGAACCGCTGAATACCCAGCGCACTTCATTTTCATAGCCACAGCAAACCCCTGCCCTTGTGGCCATTATGGCACTAGCAAGCCCTGCCGCTGTCTGCCACACCAAATTGTGCAGTACAGACGGAAGCTTTCTGGCCCCATTCTTGACCGTATCGACATCTACGTAGACGTTCATGAAATCGACAACAGTCACTTGCTCCGCGAAGGCCGCTCGGACGGGCCTTCCTCAGAATCAATCCGCAAAAAAGTGACTGCAGCCCGGGCTCGCCAAGCAGCCCGCTTCGGTTCATGTGCGAAATTGAATGCCGACATGACTAACCGAGAGGTAAAAGCACTTGCACAACTAGAACCGGCTGCTAAAGATATGCTCGACACGGCAGCGGAAAAGTTTGGCTTGAGCGCCCGTGCCTACATGCGCTGCGTCAAACTTGCCCGCACCATTGCCGACCTCGATAGCTCAGACGCCATCCAGCCAAAACACATTGCGGAAGCCCTTCAGTACCGTCCCCACCAGTTCCACGACAATTAA
- a CDS encoding translation initiation factor IF-3, with amino-acid sequence MNGQIRAPEVRVIDADGKQLGVMSSREAYMLAQEQELDLVEISPGANPPVCKIVDWGKFNYQKTKQAQKNRLNNKVLDMKQMRFGLKIGDHDLAVKMKKVTGFLEAGHKVKITLFFRGRELAHKDIGFKLADRVIASFGDSIAVDQNPQLTGKQLSFVIRGVAVKTPKPEPAAASPDTVLSI; translated from the coding sequence CTGAATGGACAAATTCGGGCACCAGAAGTACGGGTCATCGATGCGGATGGCAAACAGCTCGGAGTCATGAGCTCACGCGAAGCGTATATGCTCGCGCAAGAGCAGGAACTCGACTTAGTCGAGATTTCACCGGGGGCCAACCCACCTGTCTGCAAAATCGTCGACTGGGGTAAGTTTAACTACCAGAAGACAAAACAGGCACAGAAAAATCGCCTAAACAACAAGGTTCTTGACATGAAGCAAATGCGCTTCGGCCTCAAGATTGGTGACCACGACCTCGCAGTCAAAATGAAGAAAGTAACTGGCTTCCTCGAAGCCGGCCATAAGGTGAAAATCACTCTTTTCTTCCGCGGACGCGAACTCGCGCACAAAGATATTGGCTTCAAACTTGCCGACCGGGTAATTGCAAGTTTTGGCGACAGTATAGCTGTTGACCAAAATCCGCAACTCACTGGCAAACAACTTTCGTTTGTTATCAGAGGCGTCGCCGTAAAAACTCCCAAACCGGAGCCAGCAGCAGCATCACCTGATACGGTTTTATCAATTTAA
- the rpmI gene encoding 50S ribosomal protein L35, whose translation MPKLKSHSGTRDRVRVTKNGRVRTRHSHASHFLQKKSGARKRKLAGLETMNATNTKIIRKQLGV comes from the coding sequence ATGCCAAAACTCAAGTCTCATAGCGGCACCAGAGACCGCGTACGAGTCACTAAGAACGGTCGTGTTCGCACCCGTCACTCACACGCTAGCCACTTCCTACAGAAGAAAAGCGGCGCTCGCAAGCGCAAGCTGGCTGGTTTGGAGACAATGAACGCTACCAACACTAAAATAATCCGTAAGCAGTTGGGGGTCTAG
- the rplT gene encoding 50S ribosomal protein L20, whose protein sequence is MRVKRGVTTRAKHNKIRSAAKGFSHPNQVSIKRAKQATTRALQFAYRDRRNRKRTFRALWNTRINAAARLNGTTYSRLIAGLKTAGVELDRKVLAELAVNEPKAFEAVVKAAKLEK, encoded by the coding sequence ATGCGAGTAAAACGAGGTGTCACCACCAGAGCAAAACACAATAAAATCCGTTCGGCAGCAAAAGGCTTTAGCCATCCGAACCAAGTTAGTATAAAGCGAGCCAAGCAAGCCACTACCCGAGCACTGCAGTTTGCCTACCGCGACCGCCGCAACCGCAAGCGCACCTTCCGCGCCCTGTGGAACACGCGCATAAATGCAGCTGCCCGTCTAAACGGCACAACCTACAGTCGCCTTATTGCTGGCCTAAAAACCGCCGGCGTCGAACTAGACCGGAAGGTCTTGGCCGAACTAGCTGTCAACGAGCCAAAAGCCTTTGAAGCAGTCGTAAAAGCCGCCAAACTCGAGAAATAG
- a CDS encoding reverse transcriptase-like protein has product MWTETKHGLYKQFVFSDFHHAWAFMEKVSAIVNDLDHHPRWQNEWNVVEFWLSTHEPKQMITDRDWELAKRIDAVAEGDEKGVPESSDDKNTTQITEVQLYADGGSRGNPGPSASGYVLLDMDGNIVHSEGVFLGITTNNQAEYQALKFGLEAALRLQARSVHVYMDSMLVVNQMKKIFKVKNRDLWPIHDAIQQLLPKFEKVSFDHVPRELNKLADAEVNKCLDAQLGSQAQRVD; this is encoded by the coding sequence ATGTGGACCGAAACAAAACATGGGCTTTATAAACAATTTGTCTTTAGCGACTTTCATCATGCATGGGCATTTATGGAAAAGGTGAGTGCAATTGTGAATGACCTCGACCATCATCCGCGCTGGCAGAATGAATGGAATGTTGTTGAATTTTGGCTGTCGACACACGAGCCGAAGCAGATGATTACAGACCGAGACTGGGAGCTCGCAAAGAGGATTGACGCAGTTGCCGAGGGCGATGAAAAAGGAGTACCGGAAAGTAGTGATGATAAAAATACTACGCAAATAACAGAGGTGCAATTGTATGCGGATGGAGGCTCACGGGGCAATCCTGGCCCCTCCGCAAGCGGGTATGTACTGCTCGACATGGACGGGAACATCGTACATAGTGAGGGGGTTTTTCTGGGAATTACAACAAACAATCAGGCGGAGTATCAGGCCTTGAAGTTTGGCTTGGAGGCTGCGCTACGGCTTCAGGCGAGGAGCGTGCACGTGTATATGGACAGTATGCTGGTGGTGAACCAAATGAAAAAAATATTCAAAGTGAAAAACCGCGACCTATGGCCTATTCACGATGCTATACAACAGCTTCTTCCAAAGTTTGAGAAAGTGTCATTTGACCACGTGCCGCGCGAGCTCAATAAGCTGGCCGATGCCGAGGTGAACAAGTGTCTCGATGCCCAGCTTGGCTCGCAAGCTCAACGTGTCGACTAA